A single genomic interval of Antechinus flavipes isolate AdamAnt ecotype Samford, QLD, Australia chromosome 1, AdamAnt_v2, whole genome shotgun sequence harbors:
- the NUBP1 gene encoding cytosolic Fe-S cluster assembly factor NUBP1: MEEVPQDCPGTSSAQAGKGASCQGCPNQRLCASGAGAAPDPAIEEIKEKMRTVKHKILVLSGKGGVGKSTFSAHLAHGLAEDESKQVALLDIDICGPSIPKMMGLEGEQVHQSGSGWSPVYVEENLGVMSVGFLLGSLDDAVIWRGPKKNGMIKQFLRDVDWGEIDYLIVDTPPGTSDEHLSIVQYLSAAHIDGAVIITTPQEVSLQDVRKEINFCHKVKLPIIGVVENMSGFICPKCKNESQIFPPTTGGAEVMCQDLKVPLLGKVPLDPQIGKSCDKGQSFLTEVPDSPATLAYRNIIQRIQDFCDIHSSKEEKLISC; this comes from the exons ATGGAAGAGGTTCCGCAGG ATTGCCCCGGAACCAGCAGTGCCCAGGCGGGCAAAGGGGCCTCATGTCAGGGATGCCCGAACCAGCGTCTGTGCGCCTCTGGGGCTGGCGCCGCCCCCGACCCGG CAAtagaggaaatcaaagaaaaaatgagaactgTGAAACACAAAATCTTGGTCCTATCTGGGAAAGGTGGTGTTGGCAAAAGCACTTTCAGTGCTCATCTTGCTCATGGCCTAGCAGAAGATGAAAGCAAACAG GTGGCTTTGCTGGATATTGATATTTGTGGACCATCAATTCCCAAAATGATGGGACTAGAAGGAGAACAG GTTCATCAAAGTGGTTCTGGATGGTCTCCAGTG TATGTTGAAGAAAATCTTGGTGTGATGTCAGTAGGCTTCTTGCTTGGCAGTCTTGATGATGCTGTTATCTGGCggggaccaaaaaaaaatg gtATGATCAAGCAGTTTCTTCGTGATGTGGATTGGGGAGAGATTGACTACCTCATTGTAGATACCCCACCTGGCACTTCAGATGAACATCTATCCATAGTCCAATATCTCAGTGCAGCACACATAGATGGAGCAGTTATAATCACCACTCCTCAG GAAGTTTCACTACAGGATGTTCGAAAAGAAATCAACTTTTGTCATAAAGTGAAATTGCCAATAATTGGTGTAGTAGAGAATATGAGTGGCTTCATATGCCCCAAATGTAAG AATGAATCACAAATATTTCCTCCAACAACAGGGGGAGCAGAGGTAATGTGCCAAGATTTAAAAGTCCCCCTCCTCGGTAAAGTGCCTCTGGATCCACAGATAG GTAAAAGTTGTGATAAAGGACAATCCTTTTTGACTGAAGTGCCTGATTCACCAGCTACATTAGCATACAGAAATATAATCCAAA GAATTCAAGACTTTTGTGACATACATagttcaaaagaagaaaagctgATTAGCTGctga